In Ectothiorhodospira sp. BSL-9, a single window of DNA contains:
- a CDS encoding molecular chaperone: MVNDLPGDELDVDELCILSGLLSPPTQETVDALEEMARGWSWLSPAVMEIRHLGLPALRREYDRLLVTDDCPARESAWSSQVLAGGGTNLERLYRQAGISLQGREPDSLAMELIYAAWYLEQDLSNAPAGWRVIWHHLSGWVPPFARCLQSQAEVELYRALGARLEMLFSERNTRH; this comes from the coding sequence ATGGTAAACGACTTGCCCGGTGATGAACTGGATGTGGACGAGCTCTGCATACTGAGTGGATTGCTCTCGCCGCCCACCCAGGAGACCGTTGATGCGCTGGAGGAAATGGCCAGGGGCTGGTCCTGGCTGTCACCCGCGGTCATGGAGATTCGTCATCTGGGGCTCCCGGCCTTGCGCCGGGAGTACGATCGCCTGTTGGTGACGGATGACTGCCCTGCCCGGGAATCGGCCTGGAGTTCACAGGTTCTGGCGGGCGGAGGGACGAATCTGGAACGCCTGTATCGCCAGGCAGGGATCTCCCTGCAGGGGCGCGAGCCCGATTCCCTGGCCATGGAGCTCATCTACGCGGCCTGGTATCTGGAGCAGGATCTATCCAATGCACCGGCTGGCTGGCGGGTGATCTGGCATCATCTCTCGGGCTGGGTGCCTCCCTTCGCCCGGTGTCTGCAATCCCAGGCTGAGGTGGAGCTCTACCGCGCCCTGGGGGCGCGGTTGGAGATGCTGTTCAGCGAGCGAAACACCAGGCATTGA